A section of the Phaseolus vulgaris cultivar G19833 chromosome 8, P. vulgaris v2.0, whole genome shotgun sequence genome encodes:
- the LOC137826707 gene encoding 7-deoxyloganetin glucosyltransferase-like: MSSLDAISKPHAVCVPFPAQGHINPMLKLAKLLHSNGFHITFVNTECNHKRLLKSRGLDSLNGLPSFRFQTIPDGLPEPDDEGTHQVPSLCDSTRATCLPHFRNLLSKLNNDCPGVPAVSCIVSDGVMSFTLDASQELGIPNVLFWTSSACGFMCYVHYNQLVQRGIVPLKDASYLKNGYLDTTIDWIAGIKEIRLKDIPSFIRTTDPEDIMFNFASGECKRAEKACAIILNTFDALEHDVLEAFSSILPPVYSIGPLSLLLDDVSDKSLNAIGFNLWREEPGCLEWLDTKEANTVVYVNFGSVTVMTNDQLIEFAWGLANSYKTFLWVIRQDLVVGEKAVLPPEFVTQTKNRGLLSSWCAQEQVLAHPAIGVFLTHSGWNSTLESVCAGVPMICWPFFAEQQTNCRFCCKEWGIGVEIEDVERHQIEMLVREMTEGEKGREMKKKALKWKALAKKAASGPTGSSFVHFQKMTREVLKD, translated from the exons ATGAGTTCTCTGGATGCAATCTCGAAACCGCACGCCGTGTGTGTTCCTTTCCCAGCACAAGGGCACATAAACCCAATGCTGAAACTAGCAAAACTCCTTCACTCCAATGGCTTCCACATCACCTTTGTCAACACTGAGTGTAACCACAAACGCCTTCTCAAAAGCCGAGGCCTAGACTCCCTCAACGGCCTTCCCTCGTTTCGCTTCCAGACCATCCCCGACGGTCTTCCCGAGCCTGACGATGAAGGCACGCACCAGGTACCTTCGCTCTGTGACTCAACCCGCGCCACTTGCTTGCCACACTTCAGAAACCTTCTTTCCAAACTCAACAATGATTGCCCCGGTGTCCCTGCCGTATCTTGCATCGTTTCTGATGGCGTCATGAGCTTCACTCTCGATGCTTCGCAGGAGTTAGGTATTCCAAACGTCTTGTTTTGGACCAGTAGCGCGTGTGGCTTCATGTGCTACGTACATTACAATCAACTTGTCCAACGGGGAATTGTACCACTCAAAG ATGCGAGTTATCTGAAAAACGGATATCTGGATACTACAATCGATTGGATTGCAGGCATTAAAGAAATTCGATTGAAGGATATTCCGTCCTTCATTAGGACCACAGATCCAGAAGATATTATGTTTAATTTCGCTAGTGGCGAGTGCAAAAGAGCTGAAAAGGCTTGTGCAATAATTTTGAACACATTTGATGCCTTAGAGCATGATGTTTTGGAAGCATTCTCATCCATTTTGCCTCCGGTGTACTCCATTGGTCCCTTAAGTTTGCTCTTGGACGATGTCAGTGATAAGAGCTTGAACGCAATAGGGTTCAACCTTTGGAGGGAGGAGCCGGGGTGTCTGGAATGGCTTGATACTAAAGAAGCCAACACAGTGGTTTATGTGAACTTTGGAAGCGTGACAGTTATGACAAATGACCAATTGATTGAGTTTGCATGGGGACTAGCAAACAGCTACAAAACCTTTCTGTGGGTTATAAGACAAGATCTTGTGGTTGGTGAAAAAGCTGTTCTACCTCCAGAGTTCGTGACACAAACTAAGAATAGAGGTCTGTTATCTAGTTGGTGTGCCCAAGAGCAAGTGTTGGCTCACCCAGCAATTGGAGTGTTCTTGACTCATAGTGGTTGGAACTCAACGTTGGAAAGTGTTTGTGCAGGTGTTCCAATGATATGTTGGCCTTTCTTTGCGGAGCAACAAACTAATTGTAGGTTTTGTTGCAAGGAATGGGGGATTGGGGTGGAGATTGAAGATGTAGAGAGGCACCAAATAGAGATGCTTGTGAGGGAGATGACTGAAGGTGAAAAGGGTAGAGAGATGAAAAAGAAAGCTCTGAAGTGGAAAGCATTGGCCAAAAAGGCTGCTTCTGGCCCCACTGGTTCTTCTTTTGTTCATTTTCAGAAAATGACCCGTGAAGTTCTCAAGGACTAA